A part of Bacillus rossius redtenbacheri isolate Brsri chromosome 1, Brsri_v3, whole genome shotgun sequence genomic DNA contains:
- the LOC134528400 gene encoding trafficking protein particle complex subunit 2-like protein has translation MAVCIAVIGKDNSPKFLSCLDPDAELQFHYRVHTSLDVVEEKLSAAGKGGGDVRELYLGLLYSTEEHKIFGYVTNTKIKFIIVVESSNTLLRDNEVRMMFRKLHTLYTDVVCNPFYIPGDPITSKHFDKAVANIMAGNM, from the exons ATGGCTGTTTGTATAGCTGTAATAGGAAAAGAT AACTCGCCCAAGTTCCTGTCGTGCCTGGACCCCGACGCGGAGCTGCAGTTCCACTACCGGGTGCACACGTCCCTGGACGTGGTCGAGGAGAAGCTGTCGGCGGCGGGCAAGGGCGGCGGGGACGTGCGGGAGCTGTACCTGGGACTGCTCTACTCCACCGAGGAGCACAAGAT CTTTGGCTACGTGACAAACACAAAGATTAAGTTCATAATTGTTGTGGAGAGCTCCAACACGCTGCTCCGAGATAACGAAGTCAGGATG ATGTTTCGCAAACTACATACTTTATACACAGATGTGGTGTGCAATCCATTCTATATACCTGGAGATCCCATAACATCAAA gcATTTTGACAAAGCAGTTGCCAATATAATGGCTGGGAACATGTGA